The Agrococcus sp. ProA11 genomic sequence GAGCTCGCTCAGCGTGGGCGTCTCCGACAGGTGCGACTGGCGCTCGGGCGAGGAGACGGCGAGGGCCGAGAACTCACCGGACTCGATGCGCTGCACCACATCCTCCTGGTCGTTCACGAAGATCGAGTCGACGTGGCCGCCCAGCAGCGCGGTGATGGCGCCGGCGCTGCCGTCGAAGGGCACCACGGTGACCTCGATGCCGTACTCGTCGGCGAGGCGCTGGAGCTCGATGGCCTGCGGGGTGGATGCGCCGGAGACGCCGACCGTCAGCGTGCCGGGAGCCTCCTCCGCTGCGGCGAAGTAGTCCTCGGCCGAGGCGTAGGGCGAGTCCTGCCCGACGACGAGGATCATCGGCGAGTAGGAGATGACGCCGATCGGGGCGACATCCTCACGGGAGTAGTCGAGGCCGTTCGCGATCGGGGACAGCGCGACCATGCCGGGCGAGACGATCGCGATTGTCTGGCCGTCGGCCGGCTTCGAGATCATGTCCTGCAGGCCGACCGAGCCGGAGCCGCCGGTGATGTTCTCGGCGATGATGTTGGTGCCGAGCTCGTCGCCGAGGCACGGCGCGAGTGCGCGGGCGGTGACGTCGGTCGGGCCACCGGCCGAGTACGGCACCACGAAGCGGATGTCGCCCTGGGGGAACGCCGCGGCCTCCGCCTCCGGTGCTGTGGTCTCGCCCG encodes the following:
- a CDS encoding tripartite tricarboxylate transporter substrate binding protein, whose product is MRSMSRNNNRSLIAAGAIMGVTLLAGCSAADAGETTAPEAEAAAFPQGDIRFVVPYSAGGPTDVTARALAPCLGDELGTNIIAENITGGSGSVGLQDMISKPADGQTIAIVSPGMVALSPIANGLDYSREDVAPIGVISYSPMILVVGQDSPYASAEDYFAAAEEAPGTLTVGVSGASTPQAIELQRLADEYGIEVTVVPFDGSAGAITALLGGHVDSIFVNDQEDVVQRIESGEFSALAVSSPERQSHLSETPTLSELGYDDLTLAVTIYALAAPAGTPDDVVATLSDALESCLTNDETVAAIGENYVPAEYQTADDFDGFLAEAEEVYTRILGS